In a genomic window of Arvicanthis niloticus isolate mArvNil1 chromosome 8, mArvNil1.pat.X, whole genome shotgun sequence:
- the LOC117713560 gene encoding serpin B6-like, translating to MDPLLEANGTFALNLLKTLGEDSSKNVLFSPMSISSALAMVFMGAKGTTARQMIQALSLDKCSDNGGRDVHQGFQSLLTEVNKTGTQYLLRTANRLYGEKTFDILASFKDSCRKFYEAEMEELDFQGAPEQSRQHINTWVAKKTEDKITELLSSGSVSSNTPLVLVNAVYFKGNWETQFNKEDTQEMPFKVTKNEEKPVQMMFQKSTFKMSYVEKISTTILLLPYVDNELNMIIMLPDEHVELRTVEKEITYKNFMEWTRLDKMKEDEVEVFLPRFKLEENYDMKNVLCKLGMTDAFEQNMADFSGIASKEGLFLSKIIHKSFVEVNEEGTEAAAATEAKVAFRCMVPHFCANHPFLFFIQHRRTNGIVFCGRFSSP from the exons ATGGATCCACTGCTGGAAGCAAATGGCACCTTTGCCTTAAACCTTTTGAAAACACTGGGTGAAGACAGCTcaaaaaatgtgcttttctcacCCATgagcatctcctcagccctggccATGGTCTTCATGGGGGCAAAAGGAACGACTGCACGACAGATGATTCAG GCACTTTCTTTGGATAAATGCAGTGACAATGGAGGTAGAGACGTCCACCAGGGCTTCCAGTCCCTTCTCACCGAAGTGAACAAGACCGGCACACAGTACTTGCTCAGAACAGCCAACAGACTCTACGGTGAAAAGACTTTTGATATCCTAGCT TCTTTTAAGGATTCCTGCCGCAAGTTCTATGAAGCAGAGATGGAAGAGCTGGACTTTCAGGGCGCTCCAGAGCAGTCCCGACAGCACATCAACACCTGGGTAGCCAAAAAGACAGAAG ATAAAATTACAGAGTTGCTATCTTCAGGTTCAGTCAGTTCAAACACTCCACTGGTCCTTGTGAATGCAGTCTACTTCAAAGGAAACTGGGAGACACAGTTTAACAAAGAGGACACTCAAGAAATGCCTTTCAAAGTCACCAAG AATGAGGAGAAACCTGTGCAAATGATGTTTCAGAAGTCTACCTTTAAGATGAGCTATGTGGAAAAGATATCTACTACCATTCTGTTGCTTCCCTATGTTGACAATGAGCTGAACATGATCATCATGCTTCCAGATGAACACGTTGAGCTGAGGACG GTGGAAAAGGAAATAACTTACAAGAACTTCATGGAGTGGACAAGACTGGACAAGATGAAAGAAGATGAGGTGGAGGTTTTCCTCCCAAGGTTTAAACTAGAGGAGAACTATGACATGAAGAATGTCCTTTGCAAGCTGGGCATGACTGACGCCTTTGAGCAGAACATGGCAGACTTTTCTGGAATAGCATCTAAAGAAGGCTTGTTTCTGTCCAAGATCATTCACAAGTCTTTTGTGGAGGTCAATGAGGAGGGCACAGAGGCTGCAGCTGCCACCGAAGCCAAGGTAGCTTTTAGGTGTATGGTCCCCCACTTCTGTGCCAAtcaccctttccttttcttcatccaGCACCGCAGGACCAATGGGATTGTGTTCTGTGGCCGGTTCTCCTCCCCATGA